From Bombina bombina isolate aBomBom1 chromosome 1, aBomBom1.pri, whole genome shotgun sequence:
tTACAACCTTCTGTGTTAGTGAAGAGTGTTAGAAAACACGGTGATACATCACTTCGCCAAATCTGCTGCTGCAATTCTATTTCTTTAATAGGTGCATTCAGTAGGGGGGTGAAAAAcaacttatctaaaaaaaaacactaatccccATGGGAGCACTCCAGCATATATTTAACTAAACTGCAATTAAAGACAGTATCAGCTTGTATCATTTAGAGCTAATGCAATAATAATGGTAAATTACAGGGCCAGAATGGCTTGTGATAGTAGGCTTTGTATTCCCCACAGTTTTAGCATCCTTGTAATTAATGCCAATGTTGGCACTTGGTAAAGAAAATTTTGTGTAAGGACATCTTGGCTAAATCGAATAGAAATAGACTGTTTTCCACAGACCATTGACTCTGGCATTTCTCTTGGAATATCGATTTTACCAGCAGCCTCTTACTACAGTACAAAGTGACTGAGgatatttaaataatattgtgatattttaacatCAACAGGAAAAAATGGTTATTCTGTAATATTGTTATTTGATGTTgatgattaatatatttaattacatcTTAAAAGGCCTGCAATATGTCATATATTGTTTACTATTGGTAATAACAACTTATTCCGTGTACATTTTAATTAAGATgcaaaaaatatagagaaaaataGGCATACTCTATTTATGAACACAAATATAGATTTGCTTTTAATCTATAAGTACAGTTATTATGCACAGATTAAGAATTTCTACTACATTTTGTTTACTAAATAATTCTATGTTTGTGCCGTAAAAGCATCTAGGAAATTAATGTGTAAAAGAACAAAACTAATTATTATAGTTTAAATCAAAGATTACCTCCTGAAATTGActgtatttcttttatatatatacacaagtaaatTATAACAGACGCTCGAATATttcgatttaaataatatttatttaatcatcacaaacacaataaataacataatataCAAAGATTTCTTGTATTATTGCAcgtttgtaaaatattttacatttgatcATTACAGACACCAATATTTTAAACACGCATATTTTAcagaattatgtatatatatatatatatatttatatagatccaAAGGACCcaacataaataaaatgtatgttaatcATACTAATCATTGTTCTTTTCCTTTAACGTAATTATGACCCAAATTGtaaacattattgcccaaaaaatatattatttacatccATAATACTCGATCAGGGGAAAACCTCTGGATAATGACAGCTGAACAACAGTGGTAGACATTTCCATTCGCTGTATaaatcatataataataataataaaaaataataaaataaatatattttgtttggcTGCCCTGTTTCCCTAATAATGATatattttgtaacaaaaaaaataaataaaaattaaactgaaaaaaaaaaacaaaaaaaaacgctaTTATAGGACAGTGaaacatattttaatgttttaactacaaacaattaaacaaatatatatataatttttctccaTACCAGGAAAACATTAGGGACATTCCAGTGTAGTTCTAATTGCAAATGCGAAAACACAAAAGCACTGTTTTGAATATAGAATTTAGAATATATTCACACAGTATTATAACATTTGATATAAGTGACTGTGTATTCAGAcagtattataacatttatatgtatatgtatgagtgtgtgtaatatatatatatatatttatatatacatatatatatacacacacatacatacacacacatatgtatataatgaaacataatacacacagtgacacaaattGCATTGCATTGGGCCTATTCATGTAACTGCAAGTTGTCCAAAGGCTTCAAGTCTTCAGAAGATCTCATTATGTGAATAGTGAAGTGGCTCTGCAGGGAGCATTATGGTAATATCTAGTTTTGATTTAATGAGGCTGTTCACACTAGTGGAATATCAACTTTAAGGAGAAAAGCCTACCCAGGGTGTCCAAGCTACCAAAATTGAAATTGCCAATTTTGATGATAGGAACTGGGCTTTCTTCAGCGAAATCACTTCAGGTAACAGAGATAACATTTAATAACATACACCCTATGCACCAAGAACAATGTTTTATGTACCAAGTATCTTATCTGTCTCTTCTAATGACTTCCCTTTGCGGGTTGTTAGTACTTGACAGCGGGTCTCTGTGCGGGAAACTTTCCTGCAATTCTACATTCAAAGGAGGTCCATCAGAGAACATGATTGGCAATTTTCGTCATAATCTGCACATTATTAGCATCAGGTTTGACATGGCAATAACACTGCTAGTTTGTGATGTGCCTTTCAAAGTTCAGGGGAGTCCCTGCTGTAACAGAACATTGCAGATTTGTGTTACCCAGTGCATCCTCAGTATGCAACCTTCTATATATTGTGTGATCATCAGGGCAAAGAAAACATCATATTACAGTGGCAAAGAAAGCAGGGAAAGAAAAAGATGACATCCCCTTTTAACTTTGTGATAAGTGCCTGTTTCAAGATTCAAGTATTTTCCAGATACATTGTGAATAAAGAACCAATAAATTCACTCACAAGGAAACCCTCATACAACAAAACTTCTAATAAAATCAAATGGTTGTTGTGACTGCAGGAATGACTTTCTGTTTTGTCTGTGGTTCACCCTTTCCTCAATGAATTGGGCGCAGGTTTTGTTTCTCACTTTTTGGTGCTGATATGAAGCCCCTTGAATGGAAGAGAAAATAGTACTGGTAGTTAACCCCGTGCTGGCCGTGGCATTACCTTTGTGGCAGCCAATGGTTAATTATAGATGCATTTACAAAGTGTTCTGGAGTCAATGCAAATAGGTCAATAGGGGATCAGTCTGCTGGGTGCTCAGCACTGAGCCAGGTGGGCTCTCTAGGGTACAGTTATCTTGTCAGAGGGGTGTCCTCTCTCTGATCCGGGGGGGTGACAGACGTTTTACTGAGTACAGCAGCAGAGTACGGAAGGAAGCTGCTCTCTGATCTCTGGGAGGCTGCAGTGCAAGTGAAATCCGAGCCCCTGCTGGCGGAACCAAGCGCAGACGCCgcctggttgctatggcaactgaGACAGGAACATGGTGCGGAACCCGGTGCCGAGGCAGCAGCAGCAGCCGCAGCGGCAGCAGCTGCCGCAGCAGTACTATTGATCCCTGCCGGGGATTGGTACAGACCCGGGTGTCTAAAGCTGCAAAGTAGTTCTGGTCGAGAGTAAGGGTGCGATAGGGCTCGGAAAGTGTCCAAGGGGCGGATGGAAGTAGCAAAAGGTGATGCGGCCGCCGCCGCTGCTGCGCCTGAAGCTGCTGCAGCTGCCGCCGCTGCCGTGACCCCTACATGTGGGTAGTAGTGCAGAGGCACGTGCGAGTGGAAGGGGTAAGGAAGGCTCCCAGTGGCCGCAGCGTGAGTCATCATATAAGTGTAGAAGCTGGGGTCTGCTGGATGAGGCCAGGACATAGCCAGGCGCTGCCTTTTGTCTTTCATCCGCCTGTTTTGGAACCACACCTAGTCAAAAgatttaaatatacacataaatacacgtgtactgcaatataaattatatttctgGTGAAACAGAAATATCTTCTTCAACACATGAAAACATAAAGCCAATACAAGTTCCCTTTTATTTAGTGTGAGTTGTCATTTTGAATCATTTGCCCTTATTTTCATGGCCAACACTTGAAAACACTCTGTATAATTTAATTGGCGAAAAGAACCTACATAAAAAGGCAGGCAGGTCAGCAGGATCTGGAATTCATTATGTATCCTGAACAAAAACGTACAGAAGGATTCTAGATCATTAGCTTCTTACAGAAATGAATCTCACATGACAATACGGAGCTGCCTGTGCTAATTTTTACAAATTCTTTTTAGCTTATGTAATGCAACATTTAAAGCCagacaaataaatgttttaaggttcttttttttaacttgtataaatatacaaatagaAACATTTAACACATTCCACAAACTCCAGCTGACATTCATTTGAtcattaacacatttttaaataggaAACTAAAACGTAAATTCGTTATCTCAAAAATAATGCATAATTATATtggttaaattaaattatatatatatatatatatatatatatatatatatatatatatatatatatatatatatatatatatatatatatatatatatatatatatatataacatgttatAGTTTGTATTAAGATTAGTACAATAAGCTTCGTTTTGAAGAAATACTGGTGATTCCAAGCAATTAGCAGATCCAATTgagttttaaacattaaaaaaatgttggCATTTAAGTTCTTATTTTCCTTGACATTAAAATGCGTTAAGTTTCAAACAGagctttaaaagaaaacaaacactatggcttagagaaataaaaatatattttggtaAGCTGAAATAAGTCATATATTATTATCAGAGAAGTTATTGATATGTATTATTTTGGTTCTTTATTAACTGCTACGATTTactaggaaagaaaagaaaacaagtgaAAGCATATAGCACTTTCAGTTTacaaaatagtttatatatatttatatttttgtatgtatatatatatatatatatatatatatatatatatatatatatatatatatatatatatatatatatatatatatactattcagaTAATGAGACACAcattatgtatgtaaatatatatatattgtttgcgtgtatatatatttatatttatatataaatatctatctatctatctatatctatctatctatctatctagctatcgatctatatatatattatatatatatatatatatatatatatatatatatatgatgatagcACGAAAACATTCTATTTCGTATGTCATCTTGGTTTATTTACTAGTAATTATTACTAGTGCAACATTTATATTTACCTATTTTTTTTGACAATGTTCTTTGAACTAATTAATGCTAATAAAACACAACTCAGATGGTTGatcctgtaatttgtttaatatgGTAAATAAATCCCTAATATCAGGTCCTGTTCAGATAATGAATAATATTGAACTAAAGTCTataatgaatataaaataaatgataatacaaaTTAACATGCTGTTTACTACAATACTGCTTCCACATACAAAGGTTGCCAtataattggatttaatttagaaaataaatataGCAGAAAAAGATCAGAAATAGAAGATGGAAACAGGTTTAAAGTTAGAATCTCCTCTTACCTTGATGGTTGTCTCTGGCAGGTTGAGAGCAGCAGCCAGCTCACACCTCCTGGGACGAGATACATAGTTCTCCCTGTAGAATTCCTTCTCCAGCCTCCCTATCTGTTCTCTGGTGAAGGCTGTACGATACCGCCGCACCTGATCAGCTGCAGAGCTGGAGCTCCCCACGGAATTGCCGTTGTTAATGCTGCCTAATCCCGAGCCTCCTGATGAGCTGGTACTGCTGGCTACCGAGCCACATTCTGTAAAAACACATAGAACAGAGTTGCGTCGTCACTTGTCTAAAACTATGTCAAAGTGATGTTACTTCAGTTTAAGTATCAAAGTAAAATGGGTAACTAACatatttaaattgtatttccaAATAATGTAGTGGGATTTCATAAATCTGACAGTATGGTATGAGTAATTCTATAAGTATTAACAGGTGCAATAACTAAATATCCCTTCCAAATAATTATACTACCATTATATATTAGTCTCTGATTGTGACTCTGTGCAGTCTAACTTAAACAGAAGTTTGACTAGATAGTAAGTTTAGAGGTGATTAAGGGCTCATAAATAATATTTCTAGCaatttatttacacatatttattttACAACTTATAGCTGAAAAATTAGTAGGCAAGCACAAGCGGatacatgttataaataaaatatatccacTATCTATTTTATTGACATGAACgaagaaaaagaatatatatatatatatatatatatatatatatatatatatatatatatatatatatatatatattctttacagaCGACTTAGTTACTTAATATTGATTATATGTGTCATGgattttaatcaattttatttaattatttctaaattatgtttaaataattGCAAGACGAGCTATAGCTTATGTTAAGTCGCATCTTTAAcaatttcataaaaataaaataaaaataataatattgtgaaTATCTCTTTGCAACCTTATTAAAACATTTAATCTTTATCTAAATGCTACACCacctatacacacaaatatatgtgggtatgtgtttctgtgtgaatattttgttataaaaaaataaatgctacacagctagatatgtatgtgtacattGTAATCAATTATATTGTACAAATACatataacaaacaaatacacaagtaaataaaaaatatataaacaagaataaatataacaaaatgaaGCCATCAAAAGCTATAAATAAATTGTTGACTTTTTGCAATAAATAGTattatgtgttaaaaataaaatatgattcaTTGTATATACTATAAAGAGAGCTGATTAAAACGGATATGGATACCTGATTTAATTGTATACATGTAGATAaactgtacagatatatatatatatatatatatatatgacagtatTATTGTTAGGTACAATAttgatcatttgtttttgttttgtttgtaaataATAAAGTGAATAAATATTGCTTTATATAATACTTATATTGCTAAGCTATGATTATTAGATAAACAAGAGAATGTAGGTACCTTTGTTTTCTTTGAGCTGGCTGGCACTTAGGCTGCTGGGTGAACGAAGTCCTGGGCAGCCCAGCTCCACATCACTGTTCATATCTGCCTCCTGAGCCACTTCTGAATATTGGCTAATTTTCTTCCTGATTTCAGAGGATCCGATGTCAGGAGCGTTGTTGCCCTCGCTATTTTGGCGAGAGAGGTTGAACAAAGTGTCTATTTCGAATTTGCCCTTGCTGGGAAGGTCCCCTAGTGATCCATGCATGGAGGCAGAAGTTAGTCTTGGGCTCAGGCGTGCTGTGTGATGAGCATTTTCCAGGGCCTCCAGTACTGCATTTCCAGCTGAGTCGGACAAATTGGGAAGCCTTTTCCCTGTGGTTGGACTGTGCAGCCCCCTTTCCATGAGGATCATCTCCTTTCTTATCCTTTCCATCATCTCAGCTTTGGTGTAGAAAAAAAAGTGGAATGTGGAAGGGTTGGTGCTGTTGTAATGATGATCAGCAGCAGGGGCCAATTCACATTCAGCCTGGTAGTGTctctaaatattatatttttttgtgcagCTGCGTAAAAATTGTGGGATGCCAAAGCTATGGAGTGACTGGTCAAAATGACCCATACATCCTCCCCAGCCACAAATGTCATTCATCAAAAAGTAGGGCTAGTCATTAATGCATGAATGACGCTGTTTGAATAGTCATTTATTGTAACAGTTTTATAAGCAAATAAATACAAGCTCCTGTCAGTTTGGTAATGGAGGCGGATTCCAAGCAGACAAATATATCCAGGTACAGAGAGAGACAAGGAATGAACTGTAAGGTTCTTCTCTCAAGCTTGATCAGATCTTACTATGGGGTTTGGCCTCTGGGGTGAAATTGACAGACTGATTAATAAAATGAGCTCTGCAACATTTCCCCTTCATTTAGGTACATCATTATGCTCTGAGCTTGGTTTTGTTGGCTTTTAATtcctaattatgtttttttttttcctttcagttttttttttttgctcctcagattaaatagcatttttattggaacttgtttatatatatatatatatatatatagatagatagatagatagatagatacacacacacacacacacacacacacatatatatatatatatatgtacattcatGTGTTTCCTGTGTATTAAATCGTTTTGTAGCAGTTTATTCATATTAAATACAAAGCAAATATATGTTTaactatacaaaataaataagATCAGCAAAACAAAATATGAATTCAGATACGGATATTCAGATAAAGATAAAATCTCCCATTTAATTATTGTTCACTAAACATACTTATTAAGGTTTATAGAATTATGAGAAATGTTACAGTGATTTATAATAGTTTTAATTAttcatattataaaaataaaagtccATAATGAAAACAAACCTAAAAACAAACCTTAACTAGTAatgtatattaaatagattacattTCCCAACTtccttctttattttttatttatttacttttttgcaCTTATTTTCAGTCTTTTGCTAATCagagagacaaacacacacatattatacttgTGTGTGTTTTGCAGTCTATCTAAAGAATCAACTTATGTAATATTTAATCATTTCTTTGGCTTATCTGTTCTATATATGTAACCTTATTCTAATAGTTACAGAAGGAATTGTATTGTATAGCATATCCATAAACTGATAATGATGCTCTTCATTAATTTAACGTTTTGCTGGTACCTcagttgcttttcaaataaactctAAACGAAGCAAAATGGTGTTGTTTTATAGTAGTAAAACTATAACATGTATCTTTGATTGCTTGTCAAAGTCAAATTTACTGTATATTGCACAATAGCTACCACAGAAAACGTATATCTCTGATTAACGTTCATAAGGGTATTGAACGAATACAACTGGAAGAGATTCACATGATACATACATCATCATTTGGCGTATCCGAGGAAGTAAAGGGGGACACCAACTATCTTATACCTGTCTTTTAGCGCCCCCTTCTGTTTTTCCGTATGTGGTgcacatcaaaatattttttttatcagatataaCCAAGTGTTACaaacataatatattatatgtatctAAAAGTATGATGATGATcaattaaaataatttgttttaaaaatcgcCAATTTTCATCTGCATATTTCTTTAAATGCGTTCTAATGTTTAACTATATAGATCAATTAAGAATTATATATGttaataatttaaacaatatttaattattattaatgatTGTGGACGTTAAGAATGATTTAGTATgacatatttagtattatttatacTATGTTTTATGTTAATAAATGTGCTATGTGTATTCCTTATAATagacaaatatttttaaaacacacacacacacatacacagatacacacacacatacacagatacacacacacatacatatgcacacacacatacatacacacacacacatacatatacacacacacacaaacatacatatacacacagaggcgaaactacagggggtgcagagggcgcaattttttttacaataaaaaacgttgacctgtcactgcctgcactgatatcatgtgagtgtgccatgatgcttcactagtgtctctgactacaggggttagtgtttcttttttacccattggttttgtgtgtgtgtgtgtatgtctgtatgtatttatgtgactgtgtgtgtatttatgcatgtatgtgtgtgtgtatgtgtgtatgtatgtgactgtgtgtgtatgtatgtgactgtgtgtgtatttatgcatgtactgtatgtgtgtatgcttgtggaaccagcaaattacagacctttttactacagcatgggggggtaaacagtgtcagtctatacagtatcactatatacagtacggtggctggaccatctcacagactactgtggtcactttataaagtactggggctggtagggtcaggccagtcatctcactgacagattacagactgtgtccctgacttactatatacagtactggtgggttaaacagtgtcactatatatagtaatagggagtcaggccatctcacagactgttgacaccgggtacctccttttgcagacatgtaatctgattcacattttttttctgtgttaaatgtaaaaaaaaaaaaaaaaaaaaaaaaaagatatgtatcaaattcacttttttttggaggggggggcttcttagattcttgcacctggg
This genomic window contains:
- the EVX2 gene encoding homeobox even-skipped homolog protein 2 isoform X1, with the translated sequence MMERIRKEMILMERGLHSPTTGKRLPNLSDSAGNAVLEALENAHHTARLSPRLTSASMHGSLGDLPSKGKFEIDTLFNLSRQNSEGNNAPDIGSSEIRKKISQYSEVAQEADMNSDVELGCPGLRSPSSLSASQLKENKECGSVASSTSSSGGSGLGSINNGNSVGSSSSAADQVRRYRTAFTREQIGRLEKEFYRENYVSRPRRCELAAALNLPETTIKVWFQNRRMKDKRQRLAMSWPHPADPSFYTYMMTHAAATGSLPYPFHSHVPLHYYPHVGVTAAAAAAAASGAAAAAAASPFATSIRPLDTFRALSHPYSRPELLCSFRHPGLYQSPAGINSTAAAAAAAAAAAAASAPGSAPCSCLSCHSNQAASALGSASRGSDFTCTAASQRSESSFLPYSAAVLSKTSVTPPDQREDTPLTR
- the EVX2 gene encoding homeobox even-skipped homolog protein 2 isoform X2, translated to MMERIRKEMILMERGLHSPTTGKRLPNLSDSAGNAVLEALENAHHTARLSPRLTSASMHGSLGDLPSKGKFEIDTLFNLSRQNSEGNNAPDIGSSEIRKKISQYSEVAQEADMNSDVELGCPGLRSPSSLSASQLKENKGSVFTECGSVASSTSSSGGSGLGSINNGNSVGSSSSAADQVRRYRTAFTREQIGRLEKEFYRENYVSRPRRCELAAALNLPETTIKVWFQNRRMKDKRQRLAMSWPHPADPSFYTYMMTHAAATGSLPYPFHSHVPLHYYPHVGVTAAAAAAAASGAAAAAAASPFATSIRPLDTFRALSHPYSRPELLCSFRHPGLYQSPAGINSTAAAAAAAAAAAAASAPGSAPCSCLSCHSNQAASALGSASRGSDFTCTAASQRSESSFLPYSAAVLSKTSVTPPDQREDTPLTR